The genome window ggctgacatattagttttaaactcttcacaggtggtacaactttacccacaagtcatgtatcacATCTAGACTGGGTTGTAcggacccgtaaacactgccgaggtgaatggctagggatacattatgaggctttcacaaaatatccttagtacaaagccacccgctaaggtttccacgtcaatattgatggccctctaggcgagataacttagccaagactaccacccatgttaacatgagctgcaccaaaccactgtcgcccccttgcccatctttcagatagggttgctaagcactaagtctataaaaGCTATTTGCCGGAGCAGAAAAAACAATATGTATATAATAATCAATTCCTTGTTAATTTTAAACttatttaacaatagaaaatagtaactatactcatagtttcacaaaccacaTCAATGTAACACCGAATTAACATAACTCATCACTCATCATTTCACAATTCACACATATGCTCATCAGTTTAACCCACAGTTATATTCACATAGATTAATTTAACACAGACATAGTTCATCAACCATTAGTTTAACTCAGGCTATAAAAACAACACATACacataacatgttcatcaattattatGTAAATATCAATTTCTTGTTAATAATCAATTTCTTGTTAATTTTAAACTTAtataaatgatatgcatatagcTTCATTTTGCTAAACTgtgatagctcgtttagctcgtgaGCTAGCTCGTTAACaaatcgagctggctcgttaacgaaccgagctaggatgttaGTCAGCTCGTGAAAAATttcaaacgagccgagccgagctgaccacaAAATGAGCGAGCCAACGAGCTACGAGCATTTTGTCTAGCCCTAACTACAACTATGGAGGACAAACTGAAACAATGCAGGAGCCAATACGTCAATACGTCGAAAACCTAGCAGGCATGAGCAAACGTTGTCCTGCTAGCGGATAGAGGAGGGCAGACTGGGATTGCGGCGCTCTCGCCGCGGCGAGGAAGATGAAGATCAGGAACACATCTCAGCCATATACAGACGGTCCAGCGTAAGGGGTCAGACGGTCTGCGATCAAGCCGACCCAGATGGTCCGTCTGTATATGGCGCTACCTAGATGGTCTACGCACGGGCATGTGTAGGGTTGGACTGTCTGGTAAAATATGTCGGACAGTTTGCGACATAGCCGGACGGTCTAAGTTGAGTCTCGGACATTCCGACTGTGTATGAGTCAGTCGCGCGCCAGGCGGTGGCTATGGTGGTGCTATGAACGTATTCCTGGCATATCATATAATGGTTGGGTACAAGATGACCCaattgtagccgatgtgttaggtGCGGGTGGCTCTGTATTAGGCTCATGCGAGGGAAAACTAGGGGTAGTAGATTTTTCATACAAACGTGTCCATCCTTTAACAGATTCATCTATATATTGTTTTAGTTGATCCCTCGCTGCTCTATGAAAGCCTTAAAAGATTGATCTGGAATACTTACGATGGGAGCCTAAGGTGAAagtaggagagattccatatcgattTCCCTTTCATGGATGATCTTCTAATGACAATCCACCGTGAAGTATGATAAGTATTTTTTCATCGCATTTTCACTTCATTTGGCGAGTTGTCATAGCACCTCTTCCTATTTGCGCCTCGCAAGGTCATCAAAGGGCTATTGGTCATGAGCCGAGAGTTTCTCCAGGAttggcttgatgatgttggtggtggagaCGTCGATGTGAACTATAGAACCGACTATCTGAGGccgatttttagtagatctaaacaccTTTGTCCCTAGCGAAGtcgcaaaaagtgtgttggcattGGTCTAGTACCAAACACTAGAATGAATCACCTAGCGGTGCTCTCTGCGGGAACGCAGATGATTCGcggcctagggccggacggtaccCGACCTTGCTGTAGGAGCAGCTCTTTCCCTGCATTCTTCCAGACGGTTCGAGATGGAGCAGGGTCTTCTCCTTCGCGGGAACCTGAATCTCGCCTCTTAGGAGGGACCTCCTCAGGGAGAAGAGATCCTAGGATTTGTTAGGATCGGTAGGCCACCCAAGACACCTCTATACGACGTCGAGACGAAGAGAGGTGAAAAaataggtcgagaaagactactagAGCTAAACTAAGGCTAGATTACCCCTACTTCCAAGGAATTGAAAGAACAGTGCAAATAAAATAAAATTGGTAAATAGGTTTGATTGGATCGATTATGGGGcgtcaatcggtcgtaccccttcgTTATATAAAGGGGAGTCTGAACCTGTTACAAGTCGACTCTTAAACAAATCTTGCAAGAAATCAGGAACCTTAATTGATTTTGTTCACGCGCGAACTGTCCACGTCGGCAGCGTGGACCATTTGGCTGCCCAATTCAGTGCTCAACAATACTCTAGTTATCTGCTAGGACGGTAAATGTCTTTAGGTATATCGAGTTGGGGTCGTTTTCCTAGCTCTTTTTCCTGAAGGaagtcctctttctctatctgatTTCTTAATCCCTAGTCATCTTGGAGCGCTCTGGGTGATCTGCCGATCCTGGAGCACTCTAAGATATCTACCCCATAGAGTGAGATCTAGGTTCTCGCGAGGAAGAACAAAGCTCTGCGCTATCGTGGACTGTCCGATCTAGAGCATGGACCGTCTAGAATGACGCAGAGAAGAACCGCTCATACAGCGAGGTCACGGACCATCCGCGCCGCTGTAGAAGACATCGTCACCTTTGGTCCCAAATCGGAGCCAACACGCGTAAAAAGCATCTCCGAGAGTTCCGATTTTTACTACAACTATGGAGGACAAAGACAAACCGAAACAATGCAAGAACCAATACGTCGAACACCAAGCAGGCATTAGCAAACTCTGTCCTGGTAGCAGATAGAGGAGGGCAGACGGGGATTGCGGCGCTCTCGCCGCGGCGAGGAAGATGAAGACCTGGAACGCGTCTCGGGCCGAGGAACAAGCCCGCGGCACGCGCACGGTGCCCAGATGACTTACTTTATTGGCGCTCACGCCGATATGGTTGGCAATTGGCATCTCGATCAGGCAGCAAGAAGTTACTGCTGGAGAGATGCATGCATCTCTGACTGACACCAACGGTAGAGAGGAGGAGCGGAGGTGGTGGTGGCCTCGAAAGCAACATGACTAATGTTTGTGGTATACAGTCACTAAATCTCTCCAAGATAGCACTTGCACACACACCATGAACTAACTAACTAGCCATGATACATCCATGTGTCTGTGTGCCACTGCCAGCAACCGGGATTCATCAGACTCAACCGTACATGCTATGCGACGCCACCACACACAAAACCaactgcaaaaaaaaaaaaggtTTCAGGGCTAGTATATGTAGTGATGGATCATAGCAGGTTGCATGCCGCGCGCctcggcagatcgagttgtctcgCGCCAAGAGAGCTTGCTTTGCCATGAATGAAGAAGAAGCCCAGTGCCCAGCTGCTGGGAGAGTATATATTATGTACTGGTGCATTGGATCGGCCATGGACGGCGGATCGAGCGGATGTGAAGGTCCGTGTGTGGCGGTCCGGTCACGACGCGCTGCAGATCCTGGCCTTGTCGAGCATGGACCACATGACCTGCACGTCCTCGTACGTGCACGCCATCACCTCGCCGTAGAGCTGCGACCTGCTTATCTCCATCTCGCCGCTGTGCTCCTCCTCCATGGCTGTACGACGTACCAGCAGAGCAGTAATACAATATAAGCATCCATCTCATCGACGATAACGTACGGTAGTAGGAGGAGACTCTGATCGATCGAGCACACCATGCATGGGAAACCGTACGTTTAGTTGATTACCTgatgaagaagaaggagaaggagaaggagattGCTGCTGGCGtcgttggtggtggtggtggcggcggcgcggcgtcTTCTTGCCGTCgcgctgctgcgggctgagcatcTTCCGGAAGGGCGACGTGATGGTGCGCACCCAGGAACCCATGTTGATGTTGATGCTACGCTGGATCGATGCTAGCTTTTCTATCGTACAAACAAAAGGACTATACCTAGCTAGCAGCTATAGGGATCTGTCGAACGAGTACACTACTGTGCTGTGGTAAGCACAACAGCTACTCTGCCGGGTCCTGCGAGCCCACATATATCCGTGCCCCGATCCCATCCCATCCatggcgagagagagagagaggagaaagaAAGCAGAGAAGCTATAGCTAGagtgaggagagagagagggagggagatcAGGAAGGTGGGAGtaggggtggaaacgagccgagccgagctcggctcggctcggctcgctgcggCTCGCTCATGtaacgagccgagctcggctcggctcgttcatCTCACGAGCTCGAAaaagtggctcggctcggctcgctcctggctcgcgagccggctcgccgagccaacgagcctaggcataaaattaaatctgctctctaaattataatataaaattttaaaaatattttaaataacatattttaaataagtaaaatagatatatcactaatataatatataaaatagattatttttgtatagtaatctcaaataacataaattaattGTCTACTCTGTATtaatattatatgctaattaaAATTTTATGTAATAAATTGTTGTTGGgtcgagccacgagccagctcgcgagctgtaccgagccgagccgagctggctcgctcttttcacgagccagaaaaacaggctcggctcgggctcgttcggagcgtcgagccggtccgagccgagccgagctgctgcgagcccgagccagctcgtcgagctcgagctttttttccagccctaggTGGGAGGCAAGATCCGCAATACAAGAGTGGTGGCACGTTGTTTAACTTTGAAAAGCTCTCGCCGCGTAATTAGGCGGGCCGCTCCGTGGGTTGCGCTAGACAAGCAGCGTGACGCACATGCTCCCGGCCCTTGCTGATTATTGTTTCTAATCATTCGCTTTCAGACACGAGACGAATTACTTGATACCTGTTGACGACGCGGTAATAGTAACATCGCTTGATATTCACGTGAAACCTAAGGCTGTGAATATATGGAAAGATTTAAAAAAAACCTCATACAATGGTACGGGATGATGTCTTATATGGTTATAATTTTTTTGGAAAATTAAGGAAGGAATTTTAATCATTTAAAGACATTACATCGAGGTGACATCCATCATGGGTTGATTTGGTGACCCCGGATCCCGGAAGTATCGGAGGGGATTGAAgaagaaattagttcatttccccctcaatcccctcggaTCCTCATgggatccccttgtcaccaaatcaaccctaaaAATTACTCCCGGGCTCTACCCATAAGAACACGTAGACAGAAAGAAAACTGGACACACACTAGTGACTATATATCAAATTGGACCGTCAGCCATATTCCTGAGAAAAAACTCCTTGGCCACTTTGAGTAAAATGACGCGTAGCCATTATCAAAAAAACCGCACATATCCCGCTTCTGTACGTAGCACCGCCCATCATGTGCGAAATCAACGGTAGTCTAATGACAAATGACTATAGTCTATACCCTATACTAAGCAAGTCAACGATAGTATAATGACAAATGAGTTGTATCTTACGATGGGAAATCTGGCCAATTAGCcacttaagggcttgttcggttatttccaatacacatggattggatgggattggaaaaaattgtgaagaagtttgacttgtttggaatTCAAATCCATCCAATcccgctcaatccacatggattgagagctaaccgaacaagccctaagcctGTTGGATGTGGGCGCGCCATGGACAATATGGAGGTTAGTCACGAGGCCAACGGCGACGGATCGACGACTAGCACGAAGCGCGGGTGCCAAACATCGGACGGCTAAAGTTAGGTCGTCTCCGGCATTATTCCACAATCTCTATTTTAAACTCCACTACGTAAACCGTGTAGCCTATCGTATAATCCAGTGTGTTTTGCACGTTTATATACACGCTCTACTGGAGATAGAGGACACGAACAAGGACGATGCCGGGGCCATGATGCACGTGCGTCGGATGAGGGACATTTAATATTTTGCCATCTTTATTGATGGCACTAAATCACCGATCACTAATAACATGGTATTTTATGTGCCATCAATCCTGTAAAGATGTCAAAATGTCATATTGTCCTGTCGAATAGGAACGTGGTTGGTATAATGGTATGTGGTGGGTTACGGAGTAAGATATCCTCGCTGGTCTAAGGATCTACTTGTATAACGTTTACGCATGGCTGGGCGGGATCCCCCTGAATAATATTACCCCTATGATCTCATCGGTGTCATGAATAATCAATCCTATGTTACTAGGtaggaaaaaaaaagaaaaacaatctACACATGTGACTGTTGAGTGGTGACGCTGACGCGTACGTTGCCATAAGAGGCAAAGGACGTTGTTTTTCAGATCACCGAGAAAAAGGCAGGAGGACAACAATGACCTTTTTTTTTGTTCGTGTGTGTGGAAATGCAAGTGCGAACAGAATCATGCAACGGCGGGGACGACAGGGCGCGCATGGCGGCACGTGTGTGCACCGGCCGGGGCGGCGGCTCCATCGTCTGGCGGCCCGATCAATGCCTTGATCAACGAAGGTCTCACTCAGATCGATCGTCGTTCCATTTAAAAAAAATTCAAAATAAATATTATTACTGTATAATACAAACTACTCTCAAAAAATTAGAATAGTTTATAATTAAAGATGGACGGAGTAAAGAAAAAAAAGGCACAAGAGTAATCATGAGGCTGGCCGTCGCATGCAGGCGCACATGCAACGCGCAGAGGAGCCGGCCGAGTGCCGCCGGAGGTGATGGACATGGACCCTGTGACAGATGCCTGCCGCCCAGTCTCACGCGCGAGATGCATGTTTCCCGCGTACTGCGTCTCTGGCATGCGTACAACCAACCGGACCAACCTGCATCTGTCTCTGACGGCGGCGTCCCACAACACTGTGCTTCTGCTACACGCTTTGAccgttggctgctatagcttgctTTCTATCTCTCTCCGCGGACGCCGACCACCGGCCAACGCTACGGGTTTATCGGTGTCCGGTAGCGTCGTCTCTAAATCAGTATGTTTATTCACCTTCTGACAGAGTATCTACTGACGCACGATACCAGAGGCCGGGGAGAGCATAGGAGATTGCAATGCAACCCACAAGAGAGAACACGATGCCTGATCCCCCCAAAAATCTTGCCCTCTGCTCGTATTGTATCCATGTGATGGCCGGTCTGCCGGCCGGCCGGGCTTAATCCCCAAGAATGACAGGCATGTTCATGTGGCACATGATGGTCACATGAGCTTCACCTCAATCAACCACACACACATGTATATAAAGAACTAGTCGGTTGTACGTGCGttacgacggcttacaacaatacctacGTAAACTATCTACCAAAAAAATTTCAAAACTTTTTATTGACTctgctctctgtataatatttttttgatttggttaactgatgttattgtttactccatacaATATGTCATgttacaacacgaccaatgaagtgatcgattagaaaagagttcacaacgactcacTAAACGAACAaaaattataaaatgacataattccaccatacagagaccaaataagagaaagtttgtaagctcaagtttctaaaataagtcacatgaactcaaacttataaaaagatggatcaaaatatggagtgattgctaaagtcaggcatcaataaaaactgaatgcgctccatataaattatgctacttcgtagcaattactaacgtttaaaaccaacaaataacctttaatTTTATTGTTAGTGtggcaaatcattgttgctccatccaattaagcaacctcaaacaccatggagtcaaTTGCGCCAATATGGTCTAAAAACGACCTAattcttgcaagagccaagaacgtcgtgccgtgtttgggctgtagcctcgtcccgtagtgctggcccgtcccgacatgattatattttttttattttacaaaaaacgatatacatatatacaatttatattcaatattagaaACATCTGACAATGATATTCTACTGGTCAAAcagcttcacccagtgtctctcacccttcttccatcagggcatgggttcgaaccccacctctctgcaccattttttaacattttacgctgatttaatcaaactGGTGAATGGGCTGGCCTGGCATAGTCAGCAGGGCGGCATGACGTGTCTGGGCCATAGTTGTGGCACACGGatcgccgtttggccatctataggcgtgcaacAGATTAATTTAAAATAGCTATGAGggattatttgt of Zea mays cultivar B73 chromosome 8, Zm-B73-REFERENCE-NAM-5.0, whole genome shotgun sequence contains these proteins:
- the LOC103635913 gene encoding uncharacterized protein; amino-acid sequence: MGSWVRTITSPFRKMLSPQQRDGKKTPRRRHHHHQRRQQQSPSPSPSSSSAMEEEHSGEMEISRSQLYGEVMACTYEDVQVMWSMLDKARICSAS